In one window of Rhodoglobus vestalii DNA:
- a CDS encoding heavy metal-responsive transcriptional regulator, whose translation MRIGEVASEVGLPTQTIRFYERQGLLPRPQRGSNGYRTYDAAIVSQLQFIRSGQGAGLTLLEIKAILDLRSDGVNPCAHVSELLSTKLNEVRTRQEELAALEGELEGLIVRSKQLVPARCTDAEICHIIMPTHHVSNREQPDARVS comes from the coding sequence ATGCGTATCGGAGAAGTAGCTTCGGAGGTGGGCCTCCCCACCCAGACCATCCGTTTCTACGAGCGCCAAGGTCTGCTTCCTCGACCTCAGCGTGGCTCTAACGGGTACCGCACCTATGACGCCGCGATCGTTAGCCAGCTCCAGTTCATCCGAAGCGGGCAAGGTGCGGGGCTAACACTGTTAGAAATCAAGGCCATACTCGACCTACGCAGCGACGGCGTCAACCCCTGCGCCCACGTCAGCGAGCTACTTTCGACAAAACTCAATGAGGTTCGGACACGACAAGAGGAGCTCGCCGCCTTGGAGGGAGAACTGGAAGGCCTTATCGTGCGCAGTAAGCAGCTTGTTCCTGCCCGGTGCACGGACGCCGAGATCTGTCACATCATCATGCCCACGCACCACGTTTCGAATCGCGAGCAACCCGATGCTCGGGTCTCATAA
- a CDS encoding thioredoxin family protein, whose protein sequence is MDVTLLYFTGCPNWKVADERLNLLASERPDINVTYQLVETPEHADRVGFFGSPSIHVDGVDLFAEPGSQAGLTCRRYLTPSGFEGAPTLEQLRTALADA, encoded by the coding sequence ATGGATGTAACACTTCTCTATTTCACCGGGTGCCCGAACTGGAAAGTCGCGGACGAACGATTGAACCTTCTGGCGAGCGAGCGCCCGGACATTAACGTGACCTATCAGTTGGTCGAAACACCGGAGCACGCCGACCGAGTCGGTTTTTTCGGCTCACCGAGTATCCACGTAGACGGCGTCGATCTCTTCGCCGAGCCCGGCTCGCAGGCGGGTTTGACTTGTCGTCGGTACCTGACGCCGAGCGGGTTCGAGGGCGCACCAACACTTGAGCAGCTACGCACAGCACTCGCCGATGCATAA
- a CDS encoding dihydrolipoyl dehydrogenase family protein: MHNPVALGTAESAAETPVTEDYDLMVIGAGMAGIAAAKKCAAEGWRVAIVDSLPYGGTCALRGCDPKKILRRGAEIIDSARLMRGKGIDDAGLTMNWPDLMAHKHGFTDPVPQSMESGLDRAGVDTLHGHARFVGTHQIDIDGTRYQAERFLIATGARPRPLNFPGFEHLIDSTDFLELDALPPRILFVGGGFISFEFAHLVARAGSTARIIDRGARPLKSFDPDLVELLVDRGREVGIELRRSTQIADVKQTGDGYQVTLEHDGIEETVEADLVVHGAGRIADLAALGLESAGIEWSERGVRVGAHLQSTSNPAVWAAGDSADTAGLPLTPVAVSEAKVAASNMIKGTTTAPDYAGIPTVVFTIPELVRVGLLESEATEQGIDLTVRYSDTSGWYSNYRIGESTATAKVLIDRSNDLIVGAHLLGPEYSELVNTFGLAIKLGITTRQLKSTTAAYPTIGSDLGSML; this comes from the coding sequence ATGCATAACCCGGTCGCCCTGGGCACAGCGGAATCTGCCGCAGAAACACCAGTGACCGAGGATTACGATCTGATGGTCATCGGGGCTGGCATGGCGGGCATCGCCGCCGCAAAGAAATGTGCCGCCGAAGGCTGGCGAGTCGCTATTGTCGACTCCCTTCCCTACGGGGGAACGTGCGCGTTGCGGGGTTGCGACCCGAAGAAAATTCTGCGTCGTGGTGCTGAGATCATCGACAGTGCCCGCCTCATGCGAGGCAAGGGCATCGACGATGCAGGGCTGACGATGAACTGGCCGGACCTCATGGCGCACAAGCACGGCTTCACCGACCCTGTTCCCCAGAGCATGGAATCTGGCCTCGACCGCGCCGGCGTCGACACGCTCCACGGGCACGCACGGTTTGTCGGAACACACCAGATCGATATCGACGGCACCCGGTATCAGGCCGAGCGCTTCCTGATCGCGACCGGCGCGAGACCGCGACCGCTGAACTTTCCCGGTTTCGAGCACCTCATCGACAGCACCGATTTCCTTGAACTAGATGCCCTCCCCCCACGAATATTGTTTGTTGGTGGCGGCTTTATCTCCTTCGAGTTCGCGCACCTCGTCGCACGTGCCGGAAGCACGGCACGAATCATCGACCGCGGGGCACGCCCTTTGAAGAGCTTCGACCCGGATCTTGTCGAGCTGCTTGTCGACCGCGGCCGTGAGGTCGGTATTGAATTGCGCCGCAGCACCCAGATCGCGGATGTGAAGCAGACCGGTGATGGTTACCAGGTCACTCTTGAACATGACGGCATTGAGGAAACAGTAGAAGCAGACCTCGTAGTTCACGGTGCCGGACGCATCGCCGACCTCGCCGCACTGGGGCTGGAATCAGCCGGCATCGAATGGAGCGAGCGCGGGGTTCGTGTGGGAGCGCACCTTCAGAGCACGTCGAACCCCGCAGTGTGGGCGGCCGGCGACTCAGCAGACACCGCCGGACTGCCCCTGACTCCGGTCGCCGTCTCCGAAGCTAAAGTGGCGGCATCGAACATGATTAAAGGGACCACCACTGCGCCTGATTACGCCGGTATCCCTACCGTCGTCTTCACCATCCCTGAACTCGTCCGTGTAGGCCTGCTGGAATCAGAGGCCACCGAGCAGGGCATCGATTTAACAGTTCGCTACTCCGACACCAGTGGCTGGTACTCCAACTATCGGATCGGCGAGAGCACCGCGACGGCGAAAGTCCTCATCGACAGATCGAATGACCTCATCGTCGGTGCCCACCTGCTGGGGCCCGAATACAGCGAACTGGTAAACACGTTCGGCTTGGCCATAAAGCTCGGGATTACGACGCGGCAACTCAAATCAACCACCGCTGCATACCCGACAATCGGATCTGACCTCGGCTCCATGCTCTAG
- a CDS encoding GNAT family N-acetyltransferase: MTMTMHPWTHPQSQQMQLVAIPKLVLNALARGEAVDDAHSSLITPYLAGVECIGLWRMRSEQIVDTPSDAPWVTRLIIVPGVDGAVGIAGFHGAPDGAGMVEVGYRIAPEYRRRGYARRALETLLSVASASADVQIVRATISPENHPSRSLVDGYGFTEVGEQWDEEDGLETIFEVAARGSGAA; the protein is encoded by the coding sequence ATGACAATGACCATGCACCCGTGGACGCACCCGCAATCACAGCAGATGCAGCTAGTAGCGATTCCGAAACTTGTCCTCAACGCACTGGCCCGCGGAGAAGCTGTCGATGATGCACACTCCTCCCTCATCACGCCGTACCTTGCGGGCGTGGAGTGCATCGGGCTCTGGCGCATGAGAAGCGAACAAATTGTCGATACCCCGTCGGACGCGCCCTGGGTCACCCGATTGATCATTGTGCCCGGCGTCGATGGTGCTGTTGGGATAGCCGGATTTCATGGAGCACCGGATGGTGCCGGGATGGTCGAAGTTGGCTACAGGATCGCTCCGGAATATCGAAGGAGGGGGTATGCGAGGCGGGCTCTCGAAACTCTGCTTTCGGTAGCCAGCGCCAGTGCGGACGTGCAGATCGTTCGAGCCACCATCAGTCCAGAAAATCATCCGTCGCGATCCCTGGTTGACGGTTACGGCTTCACAGAAGTCGGTGAACAGTGGGACGAAGAAGACGGTCTTGAGACCATTTTCGAAGTAGCCGCACGCGGTAGTGGCGCTGCCTAA
- a CDS encoding uridine kinase family protein translates to MTLDGLIGQIDAQRRKTGPRTIVGISGYCGSGKSTLTRQLVAAVPDSKRMRGDDFLDPVRSHRRSSDWDGVERLRLASEVLAPRREGRPSTFRRYDWSQRQLGTPEPLPVAQILVVDLIGLFHAEALPFIDLTIWCDVDLQTAARRGMERDEKLGRNHGVLWRDVWIPNERDFHDQFSPRTQADIRYSLS, encoded by the coding sequence GTGACGCTAGATGGACTCATCGGCCAGATCGACGCCCAGCGCCGAAAGACCGGACCCCGGACCATTGTGGGAATATCCGGCTATTGCGGCTCCGGCAAATCCACTCTCACCCGACAGCTTGTTGCTGCCGTTCCTGATTCGAAGCGGATGCGGGGCGACGATTTCTTGGACCCCGTCCGCTCCCACCGGCGTTCGTCGGACTGGGATGGGGTGGAACGGTTACGACTCGCATCAGAAGTGTTGGCGCCCAGGCGCGAGGGACGACCGAGCACATTTCGACGCTATGACTGGAGCCAGAGGCAACTCGGAACCCCAGAACCGCTCCCGGTCGCACAAATTCTCGTGGTCGATCTCATCGGGCTTTTTCACGCTGAAGCGCTTCCGTTTATTGATCTCACTATCTGGTGCGACGTTGATCTGCAAACAGCGGCTCGACGCGGCATGGAAAGAGACGAGAAACTAGGACGAAATCACGGAGTGCTTTGGCGCGATGTATGGATTCCGAATGAACGTGACTTTCACGATCAGTTCTCTCCCCGCACTCAAGCGGATATTCGCTACTCGCTGTCTTAG
- a CDS encoding ABC transporter permease, which translates to MSKWQLYSRRFRRNRPAVAGLVIFALLVLFALVAPLLARYDHIELDFLNLGEPPNGEHWFGTTSAGNDTFAQVAIGLQRSLMIAVSVSVGTTVISAVVGTAAAYFSGMFERVTLLLIHFLMVVPTFLLLAMFSNDSGGDWRIISLIMILIGWFFPARVIWTMALSLREREYVHAARYMGVPGMKIVLRHMLPNIGSLLVINFTLGVVAAVMIETGLSFLGFGVKIPDVSLGSLIGSGANTITSAPWLFYFPAAALTLLTVSMALVADGLRDALDPTSAAGGRA; encoded by the coding sequence ATGTCGAAGTGGCAACTCTACTCCCGGCGTTTTCGGCGCAATCGTCCGGCCGTTGCGGGCCTCGTGATCTTCGCGCTCCTCGTGCTGTTCGCGCTCGTTGCTCCCCTGCTTGCGCGCTACGACCACATCGAGCTCGATTTTCTCAACCTCGGTGAGCCACCGAACGGTGAACACTGGTTTGGCACCACGAGCGCAGGCAACGACACCTTCGCCCAGGTGGCAATCGGCCTGCAACGCTCACTCATGATCGCCGTCTCCGTTTCGGTGGGAACCACCGTGATCTCGGCGGTGGTTGGCACGGCGGCCGCATACTTCAGCGGCATGTTCGAGCGGGTCACCCTGCTGCTCATTCACTTTCTCATGGTCGTGCCCACTTTTCTGCTCCTAGCAATGTTCTCCAACGACTCAGGGGGAGACTGGCGCATTATTTCGCTCATCATGATCCTCATCGGGTGGTTCTTCCCTGCTCGCGTGATCTGGACGATGGCGCTCTCACTGCGTGAACGTGAGTATGTCCACGCTGCCCGTTACATGGGCGTGCCGGGAATGAAGATCGTGTTGCGCCACATGCTGCCCAACATCGGTTCGCTTTTGGTGATCAACTTCACGCTAGGTGTAGTTGCGGCGGTGATGATTGAAACGGGTCTTTCGTTCTTGGGCTTCGGTGTCAAGATCCCCGATGTCTCGCTCGGTTCACTGATCGGCTCCGGTGCAAACACGATCACCAGTGCGCCGTGGCTGTTCTATTTTCCTGCCGCCGCGCTCACACTACTCACCGTCTCGATGGCCCTAGTCGCTGATGGCTTGCGGGATGCGCTCGACCCAACTTCGGCCGCGGGAGGGCGAGCATGA
- a CDS encoding ABC transporter family substrate-binding protein produces MNQHRKLLGIIALGGVLTLGISGCAAGGGPGDDGGDAIAVSAADYNPQPRENLQEGGEVVFPITEITPQMNPLNGDASADTSRLATWYTPQILLMEEDGTAYKNDAYLDEWDFGVADGKTFVNFTINDDAVWNDGSPIDWKAFEATWIANRSYEEGYSPNATDGYKEIESVTKGETDKQAVVTFKAEFAWPQMLFTTVLNPNVNTPEIFNEGFIDEPHAEWGAGPYKLSNFDINGGTVVFEPNENWWGEKPLLDKVTFRQLDRAASINAFKNGEIDMASTNTKDRLEQVKDMDSVVTYRAQQTANTLLQVDADKPQFQDINVRKAFFMAIDVEQQKKVVWNGLNYEEDPAGSFTLYSFQPGYVNALEEAGYKFDLEGAKGLLDEAGWVEGEDGIREKDGVALAVTYPIFSDDPVQEASAKALQQQLKAAGFDVTIDTRSPQDFSTDYSTKNWDIFSLRFTASDPFGAAWFCQIYCSDSGLNLSGTGTPEIDTKIQDQLETIADPEAQTAEAMKLEAEIFAETWGIFPMYNGPEIWTVKEGLANLTPEPYVGLDLFGVQPVENTGWEK; encoded by the coding sequence ATGAATCAGCACAGAAAGCTGCTTGGAATTATTGCACTGGGTGGTGTTCTCACCCTCGGTATCAGCGGTTGCGCCGCGGGAGGTGGCCCCGGCGACGATGGCGGAGATGCCATTGCTGTTTCGGCCGCTGACTACAATCCCCAACCACGCGAGAACCTTCAGGAGGGCGGCGAGGTGGTCTTCCCGATCACGGAAATTACCCCGCAGATGAACCCCCTCAACGGTGACGCAAGCGCAGACACCTCGCGCCTCGCTACGTGGTACACACCACAAATTCTGCTTATGGAAGAGGACGGCACAGCCTACAAGAACGATGCCTACCTCGACGAGTGGGACTTCGGTGTCGCGGACGGCAAGACGTTTGTGAACTTCACCATTAACGACGACGCCGTCTGGAACGATGGCTCACCCATCGACTGGAAAGCGTTCGAAGCAACCTGGATCGCCAACCGTTCCTACGAAGAGGGTTACAGCCCCAATGCCACCGACGGCTATAAGGAGATCGAGTCGGTCACCAAGGGTGAGACAGATAAGCAGGCTGTCGTCACATTCAAGGCCGAATTTGCGTGGCCCCAGATGCTCTTCACCACTGTGCTTAACCCCAATGTGAACACGCCCGAAATCTTCAACGAAGGCTTCATTGACGAGCCACATGCTGAGTGGGGTGCCGGGCCTTACAAGCTCAGCAACTTCGACATCAACGGCGGAACCGTGGTGTTTGAGCCCAACGAAAACTGGTGGGGCGAGAAGCCACTGCTTGACAAGGTGACCTTCCGTCAGCTGGACCGCGCAGCATCGATTAACGCTTTTAAGAACGGCGAGATCGACATGGCGAGCACCAACACTAAGGACCGCCTCGAGCAGGTCAAGGATATGGATAGTGTCGTAACTTACCGCGCTCAGCAGACGGCTAATACTCTTCTGCAGGTTGATGCCGACAAGCCACAGTTTCAGGACATCAATGTTCGCAAAGCATTCTTCATGGCGATTGATGTGGAGCAGCAGAAGAAGGTCGTGTGGAACGGTCTGAACTACGAAGAGGATCCTGCTGGTTCGTTCACGCTCTACTCCTTCCAGCCTGGCTACGTCAACGCGCTCGAAGAGGCTGGCTACAAGTTTGATCTTGAAGGTGCAAAGGGACTGCTTGACGAGGCTGGCTGGGTCGAGGGCGAGGACGGAATTCGCGAGAAGGATGGCGTCGCACTTGCGGTGACCTACCCGATCTTCAGCGATGACCCCGTGCAGGAGGCTAGCGCCAAGGCTTTGCAGCAGCAGCTGAAGGCCGCCGGTTTTGATGTCACCATCGACACGCGTTCGCCTCAGGACTTCTCGACGGACTACTCCACGAAGAACTGGGACATTTTCTCGCTACGCTTCACTGCGTCTGATCCTTTCGGTGCGGCGTGGTTCTGCCAGATTTACTGCTCCGATAGCGGGCTAAACCTTTCAGGAACGGGAACCCCCGAGATCGACACGAAGATCCAAGACCAGCTCGAGACGATCGCTGACCCCGAGGCGCAGACGGCCGAGGCGATGAAGCTCGAGGCCGAGATCTTTGCCGAAACTTGGGGTATCTTCCCGATGTATAACGGACCAGAAATCTGGACCGTCAAGGAAGGTCTCGCGAACCTCACGCCTGAGCCTTACGTTGGCCTGGACCTCTTCGGTGTGCAGCCCGTCGAGAACACGGGTTGGGAGAAGTAG
- a CDS encoding TetR/AcrR family transcriptional regulator, with amino-acid sequence MARQQTRKKVHEAVLSLAHETPAGTITMEGIAARAGVSKQTLYRTWPSTGAILFDALLARSMTEDGTVEVPNSGDLAADLELLATATIAELTDTTHEPMLRAITAQMQSDDGLAAQFRERLLTPQLAGISDRFRRENVPDPYGIAELFVGPIFHRWLLRTHPFDSEWVTAHVARTLRAAAFK; translated from the coding sequence ATGGCTCGTCAACAAACTCGCAAGAAAGTACACGAGGCCGTGCTGTCGCTGGCTCATGAGACCCCGGCTGGCACGATCACGATGGAAGGAATAGCAGCGCGGGCAGGCGTCAGTAAGCAGACCCTCTATCGGACCTGGCCATCGACGGGGGCGATACTCTTCGACGCCCTCCTCGCCCGCAGCATGACTGAGGATGGCACTGTCGAAGTGCCAAACTCGGGCGATCTCGCCGCAGATCTAGAACTACTGGCGACGGCGACGATTGCTGAGCTGACCGACACGACCCACGAGCCTATGCTGCGAGCCATCACGGCCCAGATGCAATCCGACGACGGTCTCGCGGCGCAGTTCCGCGAGAGACTTCTCACCCCCCAGCTCGCTGGCATATCCGATCGCTTCCGGCGCGAAAACGTGCCCGACCCCTACGGCATCGCTGAGCTATTCGTCGGTCCGATCTTCCACCGCTGGCTGCTTCGGACTCACCCGTTCGACTCGGAGTGGGTGACCGCCCATGTGGCCCGCACGCTGCGCGCAGCGGCCTTTAAGTGA
- a CDS encoding CPBP family intramembrane glutamic endopeptidase yields the protein MENNAAEIRRRVGRWIVIAGAMLWAISLVIVVVVSPQGAVVSSDPGAKSIAHWIRLLPSAVGIALVLLLPRPAPPRPATVGERRPFTITTFALVSLAVVFPLAAANIPLEGELYVLGKLVLFMVIPGVLLLLARRSVKIQWNRQPSRWWAPAIVVVVWTVLSQIAPWNPRFEIAGLDPNFVMVAAVATALTAGVGEELFYRRWLQTRLEAGLGAWPGIVAASLAFALMHLASRGTGDIVFDVARVIVAQGSFGLFLGVMWWRYRNLTAIIIIHIFTNGWPVAAALLRN from the coding sequence ATGGAGAACAACGCAGCGGAGATCCGCCGTCGGGTGGGTCGTTGGATCGTGATCGCTGGGGCGATGCTCTGGGCCATAAGTTTGGTGATAGTCGTAGTCGTGTCGCCGCAGGGCGCGGTAGTGTCGTCAGATCCGGGCGCGAAATCGATTGCCCACTGGATAAGGCTGCTTCCCTCGGCGGTCGGCATCGCACTGGTGCTTCTGCTTCCGCGCCCCGCACCGCCTCGCCCCGCAACCGTAGGCGAACGACGCCCATTCACGATCACCACTTTCGCCTTAGTCTCATTGGCTGTCGTTTTTCCGCTGGCTGCGGCGAACATTCCGCTCGAGGGGGAGCTCTACGTTCTTGGCAAGCTCGTCTTGTTCATGGTCATCCCCGGGGTGCTTCTTCTTCTCGCCCGACGTAGCGTGAAGATTCAGTGGAATCGGCAACCCTCAAGATGGTGGGCACCTGCGATTGTGGTTGTTGTCTGGACAGTGCTGTCTCAGATCGCGCCGTGGAACCCCCGGTTCGAAATAGCCGGCCTGGATCCGAACTTTGTGATGGTCGCTGCGGTGGCGACAGCGCTCACGGCGGGTGTTGGGGAGGAGCTTTTCTACCGGCGTTGGCTTCAGACCCGCCTCGAAGCGGGATTGGGTGCGTGGCCGGGCATCGTCGCCGCGTCTCTAGCGTTTGCGCTTATGCACCTCGCCTCGCGCGGAACCGGAGACATCGTGTTTGATGTCGCCCGAGTAATCGTCGCGCAGGGTTCCTTCGGCCTGTTCTTGGGGGTGATGTGGTGGCGTTACCGCAACCTCACAGCAATCATCATCATCCACATCTTTACGAATGGATGGCCTGTAGCGGCCGCGTTGCTTCGCAACTGA
- a CDS encoding ABC transporter ATP-binding protein has translation MTNPLLSVRDLKVSFPSETGTVDAVRGISFDLEAGRTLGIVGESGSGKSVTSLAIMGLLDENVRISGSIVFDGQELLGQSDKQLSAIRGNGLVMIFQDPLSSLTPVFSIGDQLIEALTVHRKLSKREAWARAVELLETVGLPDPERRMKSFPHEFSGGMRQRVVIAIAMANKPKLIIADEPTTALDVTIQAQILDLISQAQSETGAAVIMITHDMGVVAKTADDVLVMYAGKPVEKAPVHELFHRTRMPYSIGLLGAIPRVDKAEKQPLVPVKGNPPLLINLPDACPFASRCPIAIDACHTREPDLVNVGNTGVGEHQAACIRSHEITDGGLIDGRPVFPLPAIPESALADVPREDRPVTLEVRNMTKTFPLMKGAFLKRKLGEVHAIRGISFDIREGETLAIVGESGCGKTTTLLQIMDLVEQVDGDILINGTSVADVRGGQAERALRRDVQIVFQDPMGALDPRMTVADIIAEPLRAIGTTKVESETRVDELMDLVGLDPSHSNRFPAAFSGGQRQRIGIARALATNPKVVVLDEPVSALDVSIQAGVINLLDELKAKLGLSYLFVAHDLSVVRHIADRVAVMYLGAFVEHGSVDEIFENPQHPYTQALLSAIPIPDPDIERTRERIVLTGDLASATDQVGGCSFASRCQLFPVLPPENQARCLGEVPPLTGPENAHRNACHFR, from the coding sequence ATGACCAACCCACTACTTTCTGTTCGCGACCTCAAGGTCAGCTTCCCCTCGGAGACGGGCACCGTGGATGCTGTGCGCGGCATCTCATTTGACCTCGAGGCGGGTCGCACCCTCGGCATTGTCGGCGAATCTGGCTCGGGCAAGTCGGTCACATCATTAGCAATCATGGGCCTGCTAGACGAGAACGTTCGGATCTCTGGATCAATCGTCTTCGACGGCCAGGAACTACTCGGACAGTCTGACAAACAGCTCTCCGCGATTCGGGGCAATGGCTTGGTGATGATCTTTCAAGACCCGTTGTCGTCGCTCACCCCGGTCTTCAGCATTGGCGACCAGCTGATTGAGGCGCTCACCGTTCATCGCAAGCTCTCGAAGCGAGAAGCGTGGGCTCGTGCGGTCGAACTGCTCGAGACCGTGGGGCTCCCTGATCCCGAACGGCGCATGAAATCGTTCCCCCACGAGTTCTCTGGCGGGATGCGCCAGAGAGTGGTGATCGCTATTGCGATGGCCAACAAGCCGAAACTCATCATCGCCGATGAGCCGACAACCGCCCTCGATGTGACGATCCAAGCGCAGATTCTTGATCTGATCTCCCAAGCCCAGAGTGAGACCGGTGCCGCCGTCATCATGATCACCCACGACATGGGAGTCGTCGCTAAGACCGCCGACGATGTGCTGGTCATGTACGCGGGCAAGCCGGTTGAGAAGGCTCCCGTGCACGAACTCTTCCACCGCACGCGGATGCCGTACTCCATTGGCCTCCTTGGTGCGATCCCCCGGGTCGACAAGGCCGAGAAACAACCCCTCGTACCTGTCAAGGGAAACCCGCCACTGCTGATCAACCTTCCGGATGCGTGCCCATTCGCATCGCGCTGTCCGATCGCTATCGATGCCTGTCACACACGCGAACCCGATCTCGTGAACGTCGGCAACACAGGGGTCGGCGAACATCAGGCTGCGTGCATCCGCTCACACGAAATTACTGATGGTGGGCTCATCGATGGGCGCCCGGTGTTTCCTCTGCCAGCCATCCCGGAGAGCGCGCTAGCGGACGTGCCCCGCGAAGATCGACCGGTGACGCTCGAAGTACGCAATATGACCAAGACTTTTCCGCTGATGAAGGGGGCCTTCCTCAAACGCAAGCTGGGGGAGGTGCATGCAATTCGCGGAATATCGTTTGACATCCGAGAGGGCGAGACGCTGGCGATCGTCGGCGAATCGGGTTGCGGCAAGACCACAACTCTGCTGCAGATCATGGATCTGGTCGAACAGGTTGACGGTGACATCCTGATCAACGGAACGAGTGTCGCCGATGTGCGCGGCGGTCAAGCCGAGCGCGCGCTGCGGCGTGACGTCCAAATCGTGTTCCAAGATCCGATGGGCGCCCTCGACCCGCGCATGACGGTGGCCGATATTATCGCCGAACCGTTGCGTGCGATCGGGACCACGAAGGTTGAGAGCGAAACACGTGTCGATGAGTTGATGGACTTGGTTGGCCTCGACCCATCGCACAGCAACCGTTTTCCGGCAGCATTCTCGGGGGGCCAACGCCAACGCATCGGTATCGCCCGAGCCTTGGCCACCAACCCCAAGGTTGTAGTGCTGGATGAACCCGTCTCGGCTCTCGACGTTTCCATCCAGGCTGGCGTGATTAACCTACTCGATGAACTCAAGGCCAAGCTGGGTCTGTCGTACCTGTTCGTCGCCCACGACCTCTCCGTTGTCCGGCACATCGCCGATCGAGTAGCCGTCATGTATCTGGGCGCTTTCGTTGAGCATGGCAGCGTCGACGAAATATTCGAGAATCCACAACATCCCTATACGCAAGCGTTGCTCTCTGCGATCCCCATCCCAGATCCGGACATCGAGCGCACCCGCGAACGCATCGTACTCACCGGTGATCTGGCAAGCGCCACCGATCAGGTTGGTGGCTGCTCCTTCGCCAGCAGATGCCAGCTATTCCCCGTTCTTCCGCCAGAGAATCAGGCCCGTTGTCTCGGCGAAGTGCCACCGTTGACCGGGCCTGAGAACGCCCATCGCAATGCATGTCATTTCAGATAG
- a CDS encoding ribbon-helix-helix protein, CopG family: protein MSYRVEFTAAAARQVRKLPRPARDRVIDARAARESKTRSEAIRDALTSYVA from the coding sequence GTGAGCTATCGAGTCGAGTTTACCGCGGCCGCGGCTCGGCAAGTAAGGAAGCTCCCACGTCCTGCTCGCGATCGTGTAATCGACGCACGGGCCGCGCGCGAGAGCAAGACCAGGTCAGAGGCTATCCGCGACGCATTGACTTCCTACGTCGCGTAA
- a CDS encoding type II toxin-antitoxin system Phd/YefM family antitoxin, with product MDTVTNKISTRELRSQLSDVLGRAMYGGERIGVTRNGKLAAVVISVADLEALEAFEMAQDVAAYREANASDDGTRVTVDDLRADLAS from the coding sequence ATGGATACCGTGACGAACAAAATCTCGACGCGTGAACTGCGAAGCCAGCTCTCCGATGTGCTCGGCCGTGCAATGTACGGGGGTGAGCGCATCGGCGTGACCCGCAACGGCAAGCTCGCCGCCGTCGTAATCAGCGTGGCTGACTTGGAAGCTCTCGAAGCATTCGAGATGGCGCAGGACGTTGCCGCATATCGCGAGGCAAATGCTTCCGATGATGGCACTCGCGTGACGGTTGATGATCTTCGCGCCGACCTCGCTTCGTGA